In the genome of Fusarium graminearum PH-1 chromosome 2, whole genome shotgun sequence, the window GTGCTTCAAGCCTAGACGGACCAGAATGATCAAGCTCGCAGAGGAGAAAGGATGGCCTACGGTTGAAGGAACACATGTCATTGGGTATCAGATTGAAGAGCAGTGGAGGCTTTGGGCTGGGCCCGACAAGGTtaagaagctcgacaaggaAGGAGCATGGAAGGTTCTCATGGCTGGAGCAGAGAGTAGTGCTGGTATCAATTTTTGAAGTAATTGTCAAATGCAAGTTTCTATTATTCAAGACTTTACGGAAAGGGTCATACATGACATGTTTAGAGCTTCAACAGGCTATATAAGATATGCCATGTGTTTTTGCAATCGTGTGAGGTATGAGTGTTTTATTCATTCGATATTTTCAGAGATACGAGCTTAATCGTGTTCTTTATTTCTCTATCTTCCGCCCATAGACGGATCAGTTCAACTGAAGCCGTTCAACAAGCTTGTGCCAAGCTCTGATACCTCTCTCAGCGTGCTTCTGGGGCacatctttgccttcttcagccATTGTTCTTGAAAAGAGCTCCATAGATACATATCCCTTGTATCCCATATCCTGGATCAATACTTTGGCAATCTTCTCTACGGGAAGATATGCACCACGGTCCTCCTCGTACATAAAGGCTCGGGCATTTCTTGACCAATTCATTCTTGCCGGGTTTCCCTCCACGTGGAATGGATGACCTTTGACCAGAGGCGACTCCATTCTCTCcgcatcaacaacctggaTGTAAAACACCTTGTCCAAAGTGACATCTCGAACAAGTCTTTCAAGAGATTCCTTCATGTCTTGGTCTGCATTGGGTGTCATGCCTGTTGGCGATGCAGGGTCACCCCAGACACGCCCAGCAATATTGAAGGTATCGAGACACAGGCCAAAGTTGGGCCTGTCAACCTTCTGGGCCACTTCCCATGACTTCTCCCAGGTATCGACAT includes:
- a CDS encoding 3-dehydroshikimate dehydratase is translated as MAAYQPAILSASLGRAWVHEFAEKARQASSQGFQGIEVFYEDLEYEAKRLHNVETPSDDQILSAASSIRQLLDELNLTVIGLQPFLFYEGLLDREQHSRLIEKIKLWFKIAKLLGTNTIQIPANFLPADQLTGEMDVIVGDLVKLADMGLKQDPPIRFAYEALCWSTHVDTWEKSWEVAQKVDRPNFGLCLDTFNIAGRVWGDPASPTGMTPNADQDMKESLERLVRDVTLDKVFYIQVVDAERMESPLVKGHPFHVEGNPARMNWSRNARAFMYEEDRGAYLPVEKIAKVLIQDMGYKGYVSMELFSRTMAEEGKDVPQKHAERGIRAWHKLVERLQLN